The nucleotide sequence GTGTAGGCAAGTGTTGCTACATGATCTCTAACAGTGTAGGTGGACAGGGGCTGTAAATAGACACAGAAGATGCTTCCATAAAAGAGCGTTACCACAGTGAGGTGAGAGCCACAGGTAGAGAATGCTTTGCGTTTCCCAGCAGCTGAGGGGATCTTGAGAACTGTGATGAAAATTTGTATGTAAGATAAAGTAATGCACAGAAAGGGGGTCACCAAAACAACAGAACCTTCTGACATTATCATGATTTCATTGACAAATGTGGAAGAGCAGGACAATTTGAGCAGAGGGTTGATGTCACAGAGGAAATGATGGATAATATTGGAGTCACAGAAAGTGAGACGATTCAGTAGTAGTGTATGTAGGAGTGAGTGGACGTGAGAAAATGAGCAGGAGAAGGCCACCAGCAGGATACAGCAGCAGTGGTTCATGGTGGTGACATAGCGGAAGGGGtcacagatggccacatagcggtcaaaGGCCATGAGCACCAGAAGGCAACTGTCAGTGTTGCCCAGAGCATAAATGAAATACATCTGTGTCAGACACCCAGCATAGGAGATGGTCTTCTCTGACAGGATTCATTAGCATCCTGGGGATAACTGTTGTTGTAAAGCAAATGTCAGTGAAGGACAGgaaactcaagaagaaatacatGGGGGTCTGAAGCTGGGGGTCAGAGTGGATGGCCAGGATGATGAGTAGATTCCCTATGATGGTGACCAGATACATGGTGAGGAAGATGATAAAGAGTGGCTTCTGGTCTTCAGGCCGGGAGGAGAGTCCCAGGAGGATGAACTCGGAGACACTCCTGGTTTGGTTGACTTTTTCCATGGTCACAGAGCCAACTAAACAGAGAGGATCTTAtcatttaacacacacacacacacacacacacacacacacgtttcacAACTGTAATCACAAACAAGTCAATATCCTTTACTTTCCTCCCATTAGCTACCATGTGGACAACTTGTCAAATTTATGGTCCTTGATGGTGCCTTCCCTTTTCAGCTTGCTGACTTCACTTGCTTCTGGTGTTGATAGCATGGACTTtcagaagaattttcttttagaaacagaGTTTAACTAATTCAGCTTA is from Ailuropoda melanoleuca isolate Jingjing unplaced genomic scaffold, ASM200744v2 unplaced-scaffold9104, whole genome shotgun sequence and encodes:
- the LOC100464208 gene encoding LOW QUALITY PROTEIN: olfactory receptor 1L8 (The sequence of the model RefSeq protein was modified relative to this genomic sequence to represent the inferred CDS: inserted 2 bases in 1 codon), translating into MEKVNQTRSVSEFILLGLSSRPEDQKPLFIIFLTMYLVTIIGNLLIILAIHSDPQLQTPMYFFLSFLSFTDICFTTTVIPRMLMNXLSEKTISYAGCLTQMYFIYALGNTDSCLLVLMAFDRYVAICDPFRYVTTMNHCCCILLVAFSCSFSHVHSLLHTLLLNRLTFCDSNIIHHFLCDINPLLKLSCSSTFVNEIMIMSEGSVVLVTPFLCITLSYIQIFITVLKIPSAAGKRKAFSTCGSHLTVVTLFYGSIFCVYLQPLSTYTVRDHVATLAYTVLSSMLNPFIYSLRNKDMERGLRKLMARRKS